Proteins encoded by one window of Frondihabitans peucedani:
- the gndA gene encoding NADP-dependent phosphogluconate dehydrogenase, which produces MADHAESTETSGKANIGVVGLAVMGSNLARNLASREGNTVAVYNRSPERTDVLMKEHGDAGFIASKSIEDFVASLSKPRTAIIMVQAGKGTDAVIGQLADLFEEGDIIVDGGNANFHDTIRREHELRERNLNFVGTGISGGEEGALKGPSIMPGGSAEAWETLGPILRSIAAVAEGEPCVTHIGTDGAGHFVKMIHNGIEYADMQLIAESYDLLRHIGGHDPDAIAEVFGEWNKGELESYLIEITAEVLKQKDAKTGKPLVDVIVDEAGSKGTGVWTVQNSVGLGVPVGGIAEAVFARAVSSKPDQRAAVKKTLKNRPTVQEAGEGFEDDVQKALYASKIIAYAQGFDAIIAGAKEYDWSIDKGAVAKIWRGGCIIRAQFLNRIVDAYENDASIATLLEDEYFAKAIADGEDAWRRIVAKASLSGIPVPGFASALSYYDSLAAERLPASLIQGQRDFFGAHTYKRIDSDKVFHTLWSDDRSEIETEPSTH; this is translated from the coding sequence GTGGCCGATCACGCGGAATCAACCGAGACATCCGGCAAGGCGAACATCGGCGTGGTGGGGCTGGCCGTCATGGGCTCGAACCTCGCCCGCAACCTCGCCAGCCGCGAGGGCAACACCGTCGCCGTCTACAACCGCTCCCCCGAGCGCACCGACGTGCTGATGAAGGAGCACGGCGACGCCGGCTTCATCGCGTCGAAGTCGATCGAGGACTTCGTCGCGTCGCTGTCGAAGCCCCGCACCGCGATCATCATGGTGCAGGCCGGGAAGGGCACCGACGCGGTCATCGGACAGCTCGCCGACCTGTTCGAGGAGGGCGACATCATCGTCGACGGCGGCAACGCCAACTTCCACGACACGATCCGGCGCGAGCACGAGCTCCGCGAGCGGAACCTCAACTTCGTCGGCACCGGCATCTCCGGCGGCGAGGAGGGCGCGCTCAAGGGGCCGTCGATCATGCCGGGCGGGAGCGCGGAGGCCTGGGAGACGCTGGGCCCGATCCTGCGCTCGATCGCCGCCGTCGCGGAGGGCGAGCCGTGCGTGACCCACATCGGCACCGACGGCGCAGGTCACTTCGTCAAGATGATCCACAACGGCATCGAGTACGCCGACATGCAGCTCATCGCCGAGTCGTACGACCTGCTCCGCCACATCGGCGGCCACGACCCCGACGCCATCGCCGAGGTCTTCGGCGAGTGGAACAAGGGCGAGCTCGAGTCGTACCTGATCGAGATCACCGCCGAGGTGCTCAAGCAGAAAGACGCCAAGACCGGCAAGCCCCTGGTCGACGTCATCGTCGACGAGGCCGGCTCCAAGGGCACCGGCGTCTGGACCGTGCAGAACTCGGTCGGGCTCGGCGTCCCGGTCGGAGGCATCGCCGAGGCGGTGTTCGCGCGCGCCGTGTCGTCGAAGCCCGACCAGCGCGCCGCGGTCAAGAAGACGCTGAAGAACCGTCCCACCGTGCAGGAGGCGGGCGAGGGCTTCGAGGACGACGTGCAGAAGGCGCTCTACGCCTCGAAGATCATCGCCTACGCCCAGGGCTTCGACGCCATCATCGCCGGGGCGAAGGAGTACGACTGGTCGATCGACAAGGGCGCGGTCGCCAAGATCTGGCGGGGCGGCTGCATCATCCGGGCGCAGTTCCTGAACAGGATCGTCGACGCGTACGAGAACGACGCGTCGATCGCGACGCTGCTGGAGGACGAGTACTTCGCCAAGGCCATCGCCGACGGGGAGGACGCCTGGCGCCGCATCGTCGCGAAGGCCTCGCTCTCGGGCATCCCGGTGCCCGGATTCGCGTCGGCGCTGTCGTACTACGACAGCCTCGCCGCGGAGCGCCTGCCCGCGTCGCTGATCCAGGGCCAGCGCGACTTCTTCGGAGCGCACACCTACAAGAGGATCGACAGCGACAAGGTGTTCCACACCTTGTGGAGCGACGACCGCTCGGAGATCGAGACGGAGCCCTCGACGCACTGA
- a CDS encoding 50S ribosomal protein L25/general stress protein Ctc, which produces MSDDNKLSVELRTKFGKGAARKIRAASKIPAVLYGHGTDPVHVTLPGHETMLITRRSNSILELDIEGTHQLALVKDIQRDPVRQIIEHIDLVIVRAGERVEVEVPVHIEGESYPGTIHVVETNTLLLEVLATNIPQNVVVSIEGLEDGAQIQAQEITLPEGAKLITDPEILVVNVSLPRAEVAEGDEATEGESSDDSADADSGSGE; this is translated from the coding sequence ATGTCTGACGACAACAAGCTGTCCGTCGAGCTGCGCACCAAGTTCGGCAAGGGCGCCGCGCGCAAGATCCGCGCCGCCTCGAAGATCCCCGCCGTCCTCTACGGTCACGGCACCGACCCGGTCCACGTCACGCTGCCCGGCCACGAGACGATGCTCATCACCCGTCGGTCGAACTCGATCCTCGAGCTCGACATCGAGGGCACGCACCAGCTCGCCCTGGTCAAGGACATCCAGCGCGACCCGGTGCGTCAGATCATCGAGCACATCGACCTCGTGATCGTCCGCGCCGGCGAGCGCGTCGAGGTCGAGGTCCCCGTCCACATCGAGGGCGAGTCCTACCCCGGCACCATCCACGTCGTCGAGACCAACACGCTGCTGCTCGAGGTGCTCGCGACGAACATCCCGCAGAACGTCGTCGTGTCGATCGAGGGCCTCGAGGACGGCGCGCAGATCCAGGCGCAGGAGATCACGCTGCCCGAGGGCGCCAAGCTGATCACCGACCCCGAGATCCTCGTGGTCAACGTCAGCCTGCCCCGTGCCGAGGTCGCCGAGGGCGACGAGGCCACCGAGGGCGAGTCGTCCGACGACTCGGCCGACGCCGACTCCGGCTCGGGCGAATAG
- the pth gene encoding aminoacyl-tRNA hydrolase: protein MAEDDRWLVVGLGNPGPGYASTRHNVGQMVLALLGDRMRSGFKNHKTQATVAEGRSFPGGPRLVLAKPLTFMNVSGPPVAALLRYYDLDVSRLIVVHDELDIPFDTLKLKQGGGHGGHNGLRDIIAACGSNDFTRVRVGIGRPPGRLSAADFVLQDFSATERKTLPNLLDEAADAVELIAASGITAAQLKFHTAD, encoded by the coding sequence ATGGCTGAAGACGACAGATGGCTCGTGGTCGGGCTCGGGAATCCCGGGCCCGGCTACGCGTCCACCCGGCACAACGTCGGGCAGATGGTCCTCGCCCTGCTCGGCGACCGCATGCGGTCGGGCTTCAAGAACCACAAGACGCAGGCGACGGTCGCCGAGGGGCGGAGCTTCCCCGGCGGTCCTCGCCTCGTGCTGGCGAAGCCGCTGACGTTCATGAACGTCAGCGGCCCGCCGGTCGCGGCCCTCCTGCGCTACTACGACCTCGACGTGTCGCGGCTCATCGTCGTGCACGACGAGCTCGACATCCCGTTCGACACCCTGAAGCTGAAGCAGGGCGGCGGCCACGGCGGCCACAACGGCCTGCGCGACATCATCGCGGCCTGCGGCTCGAACGACTTCACCCGGGTGCGGGTCGGCATCGGCCGTCCCCCCGGGCGCCTCTCGGCGGCCGACTTCGTCCTTCAAGATTTCTCGGCGACGGAGCGCAAGACGCTCCCCAACCTCCTCGACGAGGCTGCCGACGCCGTCGAGCTGATCGCCGCCTCCGGCATCACCGCAGCCCAGCTGAAGTTCCACACCGCCGACTGA
- a CDS encoding alternate-type signal peptide domain-containing protein produces the protein MNKLVTGAIAGAAAIALLLGGAGTFALWNSNVQADASTISSGTLSLTSAGAGTWTDVTNGRDQTVSAASILMVPGDTYRFTQPLTVTATGTDLKAELTYDPATITGDAGLLSAVSKTLTVSSSSASITPSDSKANTFVVSPSAASSTVSVVFTVALPQSATTGQNGSIDLSRLSFTLTQTAIGS, from the coding sequence ATGAACAAGCTCGTCACCGGCGCCATCGCAGGCGCCGCCGCCATCGCCCTGCTCCTCGGTGGAGCGGGCACCTTCGCCCTGTGGAACAGCAACGTCCAGGCCGACGCCTCGACGATCAGCTCCGGCACGCTCTCGCTGACCAGCGCGGGCGCCGGCACCTGGACCGACGTCACGAACGGCCGCGACCAGACCGTGTCGGCCGCCTCCATCCTGATGGTCCCGGGCGACACCTACCGCTTCACGCAGCCTCTGACGGTGACCGCGACGGGCACCGATCTGAAGGCCGAGCTGACCTACGATCCTGCGACCATCACGGGCGACGCCGGCCTCCTCTCGGCGGTCTCCAAGACCCTGACGGTCTCGTCGTCGAGCGCCTCGATCACGCCCTCGGACTCGAAGGCGAACACCTTCGTCGTCTCGCCGTCGGCGGCATCGTCGACCGTGTCGGTCGTCTTCACGGTCGCGCTCCCGCAGTCGGCGACGACGGGCCAGAACGGCTCGATCGACCTCTCCCGCCTGTCGTTCACGCTGACCCAGACGGCCATCGGGTCGTAG
- a CDS encoding signal peptidase I — MTRPILRALVLGLSLGLLLVVAGLAAVLVVVPRATGSTPLTVLTSSMTPTLPPGTLVVVRPTAPADVRVGQIATYQLQSGRPEVVTHRVKAITTTSAGDRLFTFRGDANARADQEAVRAVQLRGTVWYSVPGLGWVNQAVDGPGRSWVVPSAAGALFAYAAVMILLGVREAVRPGRRDRGRRSASAPGRSRPRRHRSTWS, encoded by the coding sequence GTGACCCGCCCGATCCTGCGCGCCCTCGTGCTCGGCCTCAGCCTCGGCCTCCTGCTGGTCGTCGCCGGTCTCGCGGCGGTCCTCGTCGTCGTGCCGCGCGCGACCGGCTCGACCCCGCTGACGGTCCTGACCTCGTCGATGACGCCGACCCTCCCGCCCGGCACCCTCGTCGTGGTCCGCCCGACGGCTCCCGCCGACGTCCGGGTCGGGCAGATCGCCACGTACCAGCTGCAGTCGGGGCGCCCCGAGGTCGTCACTCACCGGGTCAAGGCCATCACGACGACCTCCGCCGGCGACCGGCTGTTCACCTTCCGCGGCGACGCGAACGCCCGTGCCGACCAGGAAGCGGTCCGCGCAGTCCAGCTCCGGGGGACCGTCTGGTACTCGGTGCCGGGCCTGGGCTGGGTCAACCAGGCGGTCGACGGCCCGGGGCGGTCGTGGGTGGTGCCCTCGGCGGCCGGAGCCCTCTTCGCCTACGCGGCCGTGATGATCCTGCTGGGTGTCCGGGAGGCCGTCAGGCCCGGGCGGAGGGATCGGGGTCGCCGGAGCGCTTCAGCGCCAGGTCGATCTCGGCCGCGACGGCACCGATCGACCTGGTCGTGA
- a CDS encoding MarR family winged helix-turn-helix transcriptional regulator, whose amino-acid sequence MASEDVEIHELSGFADAAIRLFRALEANRQRLATSHGLSSLELRALLRVAAQGRVTPKILATDLAVTKGAVTGLSDRLISLGHLRRAEHPSDRRSLFLELTPEGNAVMRGIHTSFREMIEAATGVVDDSALEVTTRSIGAVAAEIDLALKRSGDPDPSARA is encoded by the coding sequence GTGGCGAGCGAAGACGTGGAGATCCACGAGCTGAGCGGGTTCGCGGATGCCGCGATCCGCCTCTTCCGGGCCCTCGAGGCGAACCGTCAGCGGCTCGCGACCAGCCACGGCCTGTCGAGCCTCGAGCTGCGGGCGCTCCTGCGGGTCGCCGCTCAGGGCAGGGTGACGCCGAAGATCCTCGCGACCGACCTGGCCGTGACCAAGGGGGCGGTGACCGGCCTCTCCGACCGGCTCATCTCGCTCGGCCACCTGCGGCGCGCGGAGCACCCGAGCGACCGCCGCAGCCTGTTCCTCGAGCTCACTCCCGAGGGCAACGCCGTCATGCGCGGCATCCACACGTCGTTCCGCGAGATGATCGAGGCGGCCACGGGCGTCGTCGACGACAGCGCCCTCGAGGTCACGACCAGGTCGATCGGTGCCGTCGCGGCCGAGATCGACCTGGCGCTGAAGCGCTCCGGCGACCCCGATCCCTCCGCCCGGGCCTGA